The window GCCCAAAATTTCGATCTGTTTGTCTAGAAATCCACGAGCTCACACTATTAACAACCTCAAAGGTCATAATTCCCTTTCCCTATCCACAACGACATTCCTGTGGTCGTTTTATTCCCTAATCATTGCTGACCGTGACGGGCCGGCCGAAGTAAATTTTGGCGTGTCCGATCTTGATCTCCGTGCATGCGCAGTCGTTATGATAGACCTCGCCGTCGCCGCTACTTATGTATTCGAGTGAGATTAGGAGGTCAGGTATTGTTAATTCCGCTGGATGCGTGTTGGGTACGGGAGGATAAATGCATGTTGCTGGGGATCTAGGGTTTTCGAGCCTGGTTCTCCTCCTGTCACTGGTGTTCCCGGTGATCGGTTTTGTAATTCGCCGGAAATGGCGGGTTTCCGCGGCCAGGAAGGAGGAGATCAAACGATTGCTGATTTTGGCTTCCGAAGAGGCAGCTAGGGCTGAGCTCGAGGCCACGGTTTCGTACAGCACGGTTTCTCTTCCGAGTAATATTTATCAGTGTGCTGTTTGTTACTGTCCCACTACCACGCGATGTGCCCGGTGTAAAGCGGTTAGATATTGGTACGCTAATTTCAACTTCAAGTTTGATTTGTCTATTTCTAATGTTTTCTGGGTATACCATTTGCTGGCATAGAACTTGGGCTGCTCCGTTGTTTTATTTTGTGAAGTGCATCTATTGGTCGATTGAAACTTAATTCTTCTGCTGCCATTTTCTTCCAATGTGTGTGCATAATTTCAGAGTGGAAATGCATTTTAGTTTCTATTTGCGAGGttaattttgagaaaatttGTTAAAGTGGAAGctcgatatttttttttaagaaccgGATTCGTCAATTCGAACTTTTGAACATGTCAGGGAAAGAAAATTTAGAAGTTGTCCAGATCTtcaaataaatcaattaatgaTTCTGTCTGTATAGCTGGTGATAACAACATTGTTACAAGTTTGGACAATTGTAACAATATGTGCAGTGTCAAGTTCGCATACATAAGTAGCCTAGTGTTTTCTTTTGTGTGGGTTATAGTACCTCCTTACTCCTTCCAATGTCTGAAGTATAGGAAATTAGAAGGTTTTGCCTTGCTCAATAGAAAGGTTTCTATGTTTTTGAGGAAAACTGCTATTTGAATAATCACCACTACTATGAGAGCTTTGGGCATTTTAGGGAATCCTGGCTCTCTAATGAACACTTAGCTGGCCAATGCATGCATTTGGATGGAAACCCATGTTGGTAAAATGATAATGGCTTAttgtttttttgtctttttatatGCTATAGCAAGATGATTTAGATTATCTAAAAGTTTTCTCTAGGTGAAGCTGTTATTAGTGCTGACTGGTACTAAGATTTATCATTAGGACGTTGCTTAAATGATTATTTATACTTACATGTAACATTGAGATGGTTTCTTTCTTCAATAGTGGGACCGTTTGTTTTTCCTGTTTTTCTATGCTTAAGTTCCTTATTTTatgcttttattttaattcGTTTCAGTACTGGTAAGTGTCAAATTATCCACTGGCGACAAGGTCACAAGGAAGAATGCCAACCTCCGGTTGACACTTATCACAATGATGATAATACATATAATTCTGCTCAAAAAGTGGCAAAACAAGACAGATGTGGAAATGCATCAGTTGTAAGGTCCTTTGAGGGACCTGCATTATCTAATTGTAGTGGCACTCATGAAGTTGCTCATGTGAAGGGCAATGGTTATAAAGTTGATTATGATGAAGTTGCAGAAAGAATATCTTCTGTTTCTGAATCATCAGCATCAGATGCCTCATTTTCTGGCTTCTCAACTTCACCTAGTGGTGATGAATCATCTGATGATGTTTCAGTGGGTGAGAGTGTCAGTTCAAAGGACGCTAAGGGATCTGATGGACAAATATCTTGTGAAAGTGTCCAAGATGTGCTTGAGCCTGGGTTGAATATGGTGGATCGAACCATTTCTATCTCTCCAAAGTTTGCATGTTTGGTTGATTCAGTAAATACTTCAGAAGTTTCCGCCGAGTTAGATCGAAGTAAAACTGCCAGCAGTGGTGGAGAGAGTCGATGTTCAATTGGTGGCACACTTGAGGGTTCAATCACTCAGCCTGGTAAAGTTTCACTTGGTTTCTGGGATAGAACTATTGACTATGTAGTTACGAGCAACTCTGTCCAGAATGATCCAGGTCTATCGAGTTCTAGTGGAGTCGGTAACTGTTCTAATTCGGAGTCATTCCTACATTTCAAGTTTGATTTATCTAGAAGTAAGGCTCCTTTGTCAAATGCACAAAGCTCAAGGGTGAAGGGAATTCAATATGATGATTCAGTACCAGCTAATAGTAGGCCTATTGATAGAGCAGCTTTATCAGTAAGCTGTGGTGGTGGTAATACTCCTAGGCCTAGGAGTTCCACATTTGCAAGCTGTATAAAGTCTCGTCAAGATTCTAATGCATCAAAGCCCAGTGATCTTAAATCTGCGTCATCCTCATGTGTTCATATACCTTTGAGTAACGGAGATGTACTACATACAGTTGGTTCACATAGTTTGAAGTCTGATGATTGTAAACCTGCATCCTCAAACTTTAATATATCAGATGGTACTTTCAGTGATAGTGCTAGCACTTCACATGTATCTAGATCTACCATACCATCTAGTTTTTCACAAAGGCACGTGGCTTATAGTGTCAATGGGCATGTAGTTCCAACTGTAAAATCTGGAAAAGTTGATAATGTTCAAGCTGACAGTTTGAATTCCTCCCATGTGCTCAGTTCTTCTCCAAATTCTATTAGTGGACTGAAATCATCAGTGCGGAAAGTTGTTGACCAACTCAGAGGACCTAAGTCTGGGAAATACAGTGATAAGGTTTGAGTTTAATGTTTTAATCTGCTTGAATTTATAACTATTTTTTCTAAGATTAGAATTTAACTAGAGTGTTTTCTTCCTTCTAGGGCTTTTTTTCCTATGATCTATTTGTAAAGCTATATACTTCGAACAAGGTAGAAATGCGACCTTGTGGCCTGATGAACTGTGGAAACAGGTATACCAAACAGATCTTACTATATGCAGATGATCAAAATAGCAAGTGTTGTCCTATCACAGTTAGGATTTTATGCATCCAAGTCTAGTTTAAAGTAATATACCCTGTATTAGCAGATATAATTTGATCATACCAGGATTTTATCTTGCCTTCTTCTTTATACAGTTGTTATCAAAGTAGTAGCATTGAATGATATGATGCCATCGCCAAACTTATAGTGTAGTAGTATTGCAGAATGTTCATGGAtgcatttctttttctttaacttCTACTGTATTGCTGAAAATTCAGTTTTGCTTCTTTCTTTGCTGTTTCTTTGAATTGCGGCATTGCAAATTTATACTATAATTGGACATATGATTTTTAACTCGGATAATTTGGTACTTTCTTCTAGAATTATTCTCAAAATTATTGTTTGTTGTGCTTGATATACTTGATGCCACCTAATGTTCATGTCAGTGGAACTGTTGCAATTTGCTCAACATAATATTGCTAGGTAACTTTTGTAAGATGCAAATATACAAGTATCATTTTTCCTCCTAAAAATTGGGCTACCAAAAGAGAAACATTAATGTTCTGAAAAAATCTCTCATCACTATTTTGGATGAAACATGTTTGTGCACAATTTATTTTAGTTGAAATTCTCAGAGGTAGTGCATGGGAATGAAACAATTACTTGCTTGCTTTATGCTTTCACTCTAgtgaaattatattttcttgAGATGTTGATTACACATATACTGTTTATATGTCTGCAGCTGTTATGCAAATGCTGTCCTTCAATGCTTGGCATTTACTCCTCCTTTGACTGCTTACTTTGTTCAAGGGCTTCACTCTAAAGAGTGTATGTTACTTATCAGTCTTATTGTTAAATTCTATACATAGATTTTCTTGAAAGGGCACTGTGTCCCGTATCTCATGATGCCATGATTTGATTCCATGTCAGGTGTAAATAAAGAATGGTGCTTCACTTGTGAGTTCGAGGGCTTAATTTTGAAGGCAAAGGAAGGGAAAACTCCACTTTCTCCTATTGGAATACTATCTCAGCTGCAAAATATTGGAAGTCATCTTGGCAATGGGAGGGAAGAAGATGCGCATGAATTCCTAAGGTGAATTGATAATAAGGTTTTATGCAAATGAATCGTGATATTTTCGTGTTATGATTTCAACTTTTGGGTACTTTTACTAAAGGTTATTATCAAACTGAGTTTATAGGTATGCCATTGATACAATGCAATCCGTTTGCCTTAAAGAAGCTGGAGTAAATAATGCATTGGATTCTTTTGAAGAAGAAACCACTCTAATGGGTCTTACTTTTGGGGGCTACCTTCGCTCAAAGGTATCTTCAGCAGTTTTTAACTCTCTCATAAAATATTGTTGTCCTTTGGAATTGCTTGAGCTTACATGGCCATTTATTAGAAGACTTTGAATCGAAATTTAAATTGTGAACTTAAATGCGATGCAGATAAAATGCATGAAGTGCCATTACAAGTCAGAAAGACACGAGAAAATGATGGATCTTACTGTTGAAATAGAAGGGGATATAGAGAAGCTAGAAGATGCACTTAGAAGGTTCACGGGTACTGAGATTCTGGATGATGACAATAAATACCAATGTAGCAGGTTCGGAATATACTTCTATGAATGAAACCTGTGAGAAATTTATTATCTTCCTGTATTTCTAGGGCAGAATCTAAGTTGATTTATTTGTTGATCTTAATACAGCGTTCTTTATTGCTGGAGGCAGCTGATAGTGTAATTGTTTTGATATATACTCCCATTTTTTAAAACGTGCGCTGAGCCAcagcatgttttttttttccttgaaCGTTATGCAGGATATATCATGACTTATTTTAGATAGCAAATAATTTACAACAAATTTGATGAATGAATGAGATTTTTGCTTTGGTATTTTCATTCTTCCATTTAAAATTCTCAATTTTGATTTAGTTGACATTAGATTTTGGATAGAATTGTTAATTACTTCTGTAACTTGACTTGTCAAATGTTTTTTCTGTATGACTTTTGTTTGTAGTGCCCACGTTCTTTGTACTTCCATAACCTGACGCCATATGTTTTTTCTGTATGGCATTTGTTTGTAGTGCACACGTTCTTTGTCAAGTTCTATCTCTTTTTAAGTTAATTTTTGTGTATGCATCTAATGAATGGACAAGTTTGGAAGTTCTCAGAGGCAGTAGCTTTGGGTTGCTAACATCATTTACTGGTATTTTTCTCAGATGCAAATCTTATGTGAAAGCGAAGAAGAAGTTGACAATACTGGAGGCTCCCAATGTGCTTACAATTGCATTAAAGCGCTTTCAGGTGGTTTCTTCCTACTAACAGTGACTTTTCTCCTGTAGTTTCTTCAGATTCTTATTTCCGTACCTTGTACAACTTTGCAGTCTGGTAAATTTGGAAAGCTCAATAAATCCATTCGATTCCCAGAAATCCTGGATTTAGCGCCATACATGAGTGGCACAAGCGATAAAGCACCAATATATAGACTCTTCGGTGTGGTTGTTCACTTGGATATCATGAATGCTTCATTTTCTGGTCACTATGTCTGCTACGTTAAAAATATCCAGAATAAGTGGTTCAAGATTGATGATAGCATGGTATGTACTGTTATACTGAAGATAAAATCCTTTTGGTTTTGTGCTTTAGCCAAACTTCCTCATGTACATCACTGGATTTTGCTTAATCTTCAGTTTAAAGAGTTCAATTGCAATCGTAATTTAACATCAGTTACCGTGAGAGAATTTTTTAGTGTCCCCTCGTGCTAGAGGGTCTGCGGTGACAAGTAAATTTGATGGAGTGGCAAGATCGTGCCTGGTTTGCAATTTTTTTGGTGGTTTGATATTTTAGGAATTTCAAGAATTGAATTGGCATGATGACAATGGAGATAAGATACTTCTGGTGGAAAGTAGGGTCTTCTGAGTGATGTGATGAGCTAGAAACTTAAGTCAAGCACATGAGCTTGGACAACTGTATCAAAAGCCCTTTGTTATAGAAAGATATCAAGTTCAACGTGTTTTCCGATTATTTAGGcagatttgttttattataattagttAGGCAGAATTATCTTATTtagcgcaacggtaaacgttgttgtcacgggttcgagtcttaggagcggcctcttgccaaaaaaatggGCAAGGaaaaggcttgcccccagtacatccTTGTGGTGGGATCCCTCCCCGGAGCCTCGCGTAagtggggacgcgtagtgcaccgggccgcccctttttttttttttttcagacaGTAGTATTTACTTTAGGAAAAGAGATATGCTAGTAATTTTCTTAATTAGTAGTTTTCCCGAGTAAGAACTCTCTTATAAATCACCATTGAGTCTCAAAAATAGGTCCTTCGAGAAAGGCCTCTAGTTTAATCAGTCCTTTTTAGTTTGGGATTTGTTTGTTATTTTTCTGGCTGACCTTTGAGTTTTCACCTTGGCATGCTTATACTGCGGATAAACTTATTTTACCATCTTCTTTAGGGAAGTGTATGAAAAGAGCTTGAggaaatttggaaaaaaaagctCATTTGTATGTCTTGCTTGGTTGGTCTATGTGGTCCCAGCCTTGTTCAGCAGCCACAAGGAGTACTGGCTAAATTTTCTAGTCGAATGTTTTCTCCTTGGATACTTGTTGAATTATAGTTTATATAATTCATGCCTCCCTAGCAGCTTTCAGATAAACATTATTTTCTACAACTCTTTGTTGGTGGTTGAGCAGGTAACACCTGTGGAACTTGAGAGGGTCTTGACAAAGGGGGCTTACATGCTTCTTTATGCTAGGTGAAAAATGTTGTAATCTTCTTTTTGTTGTATGTTAGCAAGTAAGTGCTCGTCTTTGACCAAAATTTTTGTTGCAGGTGCTCACCAAGGGCTCCGAGGTTGATTAGGAGCGGAATAGCATCTATCGATCCAAAAGTGAACAACAGTCCATCGAGAATGAATGCAAGAAATTGGACATTGAATTCAAGATCCACATCAAATGTTGCACAATTGAGTCCTGAAAGCGTAGAATCATTCAATATGAGGTTCCAGCGTCTTCAAAGGATTTTAGAAGAGGACTCATCAAGTGACAGTTACTCTTTTACTAGCAGCAATTCAGATGAGGGTTCATGCAGTACCGAGAGTACCCGAGACTCTACAAGCACAGAGGACCTTTCAGAATATATATTTGGTGGTTGGAACAATGGTTGGAGGAACGCATCTGATTCTGACACTTGTTCATCTTCTTCGTCCCCATTGTACTCCTCGATGCATTCACCACAAACAAGCAGGTCTGGAACTGATTCAGTGACGGAGCATGGTGAATGGGAAAGGCAATCCAGCAGAGTGGTTGATTTGGAAGTGAAGTTTTTGCACTCTGACACGACCAAACAATGTAGAAAGTTAGATACTAGTGTTAGTTATAGGGAGACTGACTCGAGAAGATTAGGATGGGTTAACCCTGTAAAATCTGGTGTATCCTTTAGAAGATCGATGAGCGAAAGAACAGATTAAGCATTTTTCTGTCAGGTAATTATTAATTAGAGgcgtaaataataataataattgggAAACAGGGGCTGTATGTATTGTACTCTTGTTGTTGGCTCTATTTAAAGAAATTAGCCATCACCATTTTGTCCATTCTAAGTTCTAAGTTTATAGTGTATAGTGCCCAAAATGAGTCTCTAGAGGGGTTTGTACCCAATCAATTGTTGAATCCAGAACATTATATTAATCAAAAGGTATTGCTGTACTTGTTTTCCCCTTAGAACTGAGTAATAGTAAGTTGCAGTGCTCTAAAATTCAGAACAGGTGGTTTTTAGAACACCATTTCGATTTTTCAAGTTGGGTGGTATAAAATGGTTTACCGATTTTTGACTGTTCATGCTGCTTCTAGGTGGATCAATGCGGCCCTAGACGGCCCTTTGAAAAAATTGGCCCTAAAATTTCAtgttaatttcttttttaaattttaaataaaatattaaataataaaaaattaaaagaaacacCTAAAATTATTATGTGTAATGTTATGTTTAAGGCATAACACTCATTTGAACctttaaactaaaatttagaagTGAATTAAgactttaaactatcaaaatcaacaATTAGGTACTTGAACTAAGCAAAACTCATCCATTGAATCCTCATCCTATcttaaaataagaaaatgtaACTATTCGACAACTATAATGATCAGGAACTATAATGatctgtgttggttcaaaatggatTTGGGGAAGagggtctgaaactgttcaatcgaatcattttcgatgaaaactcaattaatgatttttgcttaAGATGAAGACTCAAtggatgatttttgcttagtttagggacccaattgatgattttaatagtctAAGTTCCTAATTtactttgaagctttagtttggcGGAGCCAAATAGATGTTATGCCTATTTTTAGTGATACGATTAGTGTCCTTATCTCTAAGTGTGATAATCGTGAGTTAATGAAAGATCTCATACTTATGTATTGTACAAAGTTATTGTTAAATTTCTTGTTAAAATGCTAAAGTTAGTGTCA of the Euphorbia lathyris chromosome 7, ddEupLath1.1, whole genome shotgun sequence genome contains:
- the LOC136234784 gene encoding ubiquitin carboxyl-terminal hydrolase 17; this translates as MHVAGDLGFSSLVLLLSLVFPVIGFVIRRKWRVSAARKEEIKRLLILASEEAARAELEATVSYSTVSLPSNIYQCAVCYCPTTTRCARCKAVRYCTGKCQIIHWRQGHKEECQPPVDTYHNDDNTYNSAQKVAKQDRCGNASVVRSFEGPALSNCSGTHEVAHVKGNGYKVDYDEVAERISSVSESSASDASFSGFSTSPSGDESSDDVSVGESVSSKDAKGSDGQISCESVQDVLEPGLNMVDRTISISPKFACLVDSVNTSEVSAELDRSKTASSGGESRCSIGGTLEGSITQPGKVSLGFWDRTIDYVVTSNSVQNDPGLSSSSGVGNCSNSESFLHFKFDLSRSKAPLSNAQSSRVKGIQYDDSVPANSRPIDRAALSVSCGGGNTPRPRSSTFASCIKSRQDSNASKPSDLKSASSSCVHIPLSNGDVLHTVGSHSLKSDDCKPASSNFNISDGTFSDSASTSHVSRSTIPSSFSQRHVAYSVNGHVVPTVKSGKVDNVQADSLNSSHVLSSSPNSISGLKSSVRKVVDQLRGPKSGKYSDKGFFSYDLFVKLYTSNKVEMRPCGLMNCGNSCYANAVLQCLAFTPPLTAYFVQGLHSKECVNKEWCFTCEFEGLILKAKEGKTPLSPIGILSQLQNIGSHLGNGREEDAHEFLRYAIDTMQSVCLKEAGVNNALDSFEEETTLMGLTFGGYLRSKIKCMKCHYKSERHEKMMDLTVEIEGDIEKLEDALRRFTGTEILDDDNKYQCSRCKSYVKAKKKLTILEAPNVLTIALKRFQSGKFGKLNKSIRFPEILDLAPYMSGTSDKAPIYRLFGVVVHLDIMNASFSGHYVCYVKNIQNKWFKIDDSMVTPVELERVLTKGAYMLLYARCSPRAPRLIRSGIASIDPKVNNSPSRMNARNWTLNSRSTSNVAQLSPESVESFNMRFQRLQRILEEDSSSDSYSFTSSNSDEGSCSTESTRDSTSTEDLSEYIFGGWNNGWRNASDSDTCSSSSSPLYSSMHSPQTSRSGTDSVTEHGEWERQSSRVVDLEVKFLHSDTTKQCRKLDTSVSYRETDSRRLGWVNPVKSGVSFRRSMSERTD